Part of the Ctenopharyngodon idella isolate HZGC_01 chromosome 24, HZGC01, whole genome shotgun sequence genome, TTTTTACTCTCATCCAGAGCAAGACGAGCGCACCAGAGTGAAGACAGAGCAGTGGAGAGAGTTTCACTACGACGGACTCGACCCATCTTACGAATATAACCGACACACGATCTAAAACAGTGGATAACTACAGGGAAATGGGTAGAGAGCTTACACTACTTTACAACATATTTCTGTAAAGTCTTTTCTAAACATGCACACACCAGCACAAAAGAACGTAGCCTTATACGTGTATTCATGCATGCAGGACGTATGTAATCATGTATCATAGTTCTTTAAAAAGATGTACATTTATTCCTATACAGGCTTTCCATAACCCTTAACTGTACGACTAATAACTcacaagtttttattttatttttatggctAGTTTACAATGTTCTGTAAATTTTTTTCCACATACTATAATGAAAAAAGTCTTTGCACAAGATTATATAAaatctataacttttttttgtatttttcaagAAGCTTTTATAAATGCCTCAATTTCAAAGTAacccatttttattaattttgtggtGAGATAATGTAAAGTGTATAATTACGTTTATTAATACAAACAGTATTTGCAGTCTAAGCAAGCATTTCATGTTGTAAATCTTTGTAACAGTTCATTTTGGTAGAATAAAAGCTATCCAAATAAGtctgaacaacaacaaagctgtgTTATCTTTGTGTTTAATGGAAATTTGAAATCAACTCACCATACACTCACCAAAAACACTCATCACAGAACACATCTACTGAAAAGAAAACACTGCTTACATCATTTCTGCGACCTGAATGAAAGAACCAGCATGTAGCTGCTAAATTCAGAGGGCTGGTATGAAGACCATGATGACATGCAAGATTTAGAGCAGAAACTGTTTGAATCTCTCACGGTCGTATATCAGTGGGCACATCATATCAAAACAGCTTTAGTTAAACTGGAAAACTGTGATGTTCGCATCCGTACACTGGACGATGTGTGAAATTTTAGGCATTTTCGCTCCACTGAAACACAGCAAATACAAATGTCCGTCACTGAAGCTGGTACTTTTCATATAGATCTgttacaaaacaaacacattatggGTCAAGCGTTCTTCAGTTTCATTagtcacaattaaaagaaaaaaattatgataaCAGTTTATATTACAGTGTCTATATTCcaattaataatcatttaagttataataacaacaaatatttcagtttccacaaaatattactaCGTACCAATCACTGCAATGTAAAGTGTGAACAAAATTATACTGTAAATGCcgaaaagtcattttaaaaaagcaaagcttacaaaataaatccaaaacatacacaaaaaaactttttaaaaagtggtTTTAACCACCATTTTATACCTTTTGACACACAAATCACTCCAGAATCTTTTCTCAATATTAACAAAATGTTGATAAAATCATTAAACTGcccatttccattttttttaattttttttaacatccttcattcactcattaataaatgccaGACGCATCCAGGACCGAATTTCAAGTTTATACGTACTGGATGGCAATAAACGTGGCTATTGGTTTAAAGCCTCTATTAACTACATCAACTTCTCTAAAGTTAGACATTCTGTAAATCTCACATCCTTTATCATTTGGTTCttcaaaacagcagcagcttGAAATACAGCAGCAAAAAGTTACAACAACtgtttaattaatgaatttatctGCACAACTTTTTATCATCTATTACGACCCAAAGCGGATGTTCTTCAACTCAGGGTTCGTAATCTCCATTCAACAGCCACATAAACATTCAAGTCATGAGCTTTACTCGGTAAAACGGTCACCTTAAATACACAGGCCGCTATTTTTTAAACAGTCTCATGGTATAGCGCGGCACTGGCTTTCCAGAGAGGAAAACGTGTTCGACTGTGGACAATGGAAGTTACCGTTAAATAGAAGAAAACACGTTTTTCCACAAAGTGCAACAGTCACGTGAGCGGTCTCACAAGAAGTAATGTCATTTTGAGCCGGTGATGATGGTGGTGACCGTGGATGGCCGCGCGTGCCGCTCAGGCGTTCCCGTCCTCGAAGAAGAGTTTGCCGCTTCCATGGACGAACCTAGACAAAGATAACACCCTCTTCAAGGGCTGTTTGACAACACAACATAATACAACACAAAGCACATCACTGTGATGAGCAACTCGATAAAAGGTCAACAAAAGTCGTGTTAACACAACTATTGTGAGTTTCAGCTCAAGAAATAtaaaggccccaatatacttcAAGCCAAATCGAAGAGCGAACTGATGTGATGTCCAGCGTGCCAACTATTTTCAATGGAAAATAGCAAAAGCCTGCTCGAAAAGTCACTACATGTTACTAGATGCCGTCACACGCCAACAAaccatagagtacctcagggatgacgtgtttgtgtaggcaaaacccggaagcgagttaacATTTTAGGAcatccggttccatcgccccgaagtcaatgggttttttgaatgggtttttgctaaatcgcctgaaacaaagcctctaaatattttcacgttttgatctatgacaaaaaacacaccagttataacccgcttgtgattttttaaacctttattgtgtcttaaaaacagcaggtgctaacaaattgctaaaaagGAACACTTCCTTTGGCGgagactttagacgtcatcatgataaacaggacatttggacagcatttctcatgaaaaagtggataagtattcatacacagctcagatcataatcagcaagcatgtttttaaataaagttgttttctaaataaagtttgaggaagcttggtggtggtgacgttgatccgcgaccatggtgtgctgtagtccgtttatagcctactgttagctttttatatctgacgactttatttaggcttcaaaatgtataaatgttgtgttaacttataaagattatcttgatagacaaaacgtgtaagtgtcataaccctttgttaaacacagagcttattttttgctattttccaaaagtctatgagaaaaatgcataggctttcgatcaaggtgcgccgctaacttccgggttggcctacaaaagcACATTGTCTatcttgtatatttgtatattattcttttattcttttattatcTGTGTCTTGTATTGTCGCTGTCATTCTGTTGCACTGTGGAGTTTCTGTCACTAAAACAAATTCCTcgtatgtgtaaacatacctggcaataaagctcattctgattctgatttccGGTCAACTGTTAGCTATCATTCTGTAGTcactgtacatcgacacaaaaccattaatggttgactttttaatgctgtatttatattttaatgcaattatcagacttacctaatttgccaataaaccagtttcaTTGAATGCAATAAAGACGACGCTAATAGACACCCACGCGCAACAATTTCCCAGCAATTCAAATGTTacttttaatgtgatgaccaaaaacattatttgttcatccttctgagattgtccctatttgtaaaactgaacatttcaAGATCCaatatttgatagaaaacacttttatttaaaaataaagaagacattaattaccattataaccagcagatggcagcagAGGAACATTTATTGGCACCATttcctgtaatagtttttcactttttgcttttgaataaatattaaacattataaaatcactaggtttaaaaatacattttgtcaaggtaAAGTATGAAGcactcacaaaatctcatgaaaaacaataacttttcttgcgAATGAATCgcacagaaagcgagcaccgtGCTTTCTctctttataatcactgaagctgtgaaaaaactcacattttattcaatgaatctaactaaagtgcacaaaaaatctttaatttacAGTTTGATGACGCTTTTTTCGACacgaaagtgtgaaaactgatagTCAAATTGAATTTTGCTGAGGAGGAACACTGacacacatctttttttttcatgtcgtcttatgtttgaataactaaattaaagctaggcctgactatttaagtgcctacattctgattataaactaagtattacactattaATGGTGTTAAAGCTACCTCAGGACATTGAAGACACCAACACAccaacaagtgacatttcactggaagttttccagctggcgttattatattattgcggaagtaagttgtaattctaatttaAAGCGACACTGACACTgtctttcatgtttaatactgtaaaagctgcttgctttaaagcaatcttttgtataaaatgctatataaataattatgactTGATTGGAGTGCCAAATTGCAGAGCTCGTACGAACATATCCACATCATTATGATcaaatgctttcttaactgGTGTTTTCGCACCTCTggcatttttgttgtgtgtttattttgttattgagagaaaAGCGTGCAGCATATATTCACATCTCATTGCTCTCATTAGTGTGCAAGtgtatttcaaacttctttttacccctaagcgaaGAAAAGAACTTCTctgtgagtatatcagggccttaaaGCATTGTGGTAACAACTTACAGTCATTGCGGTGGACTGAAGAAACATCAACTGATTGACTCTTCCCTGGCATGGATGTTGGATTCTGCTTCCTGTGTTGAGAGGAATCCATACTGCTGCCAAGCTGAAGACGCCTCATATGTCTGATCACTGCAGTAGCATTAAACGCTTGCTGTGAGGAGAGAAGAATTTAGAGAAAACAGAAATTTAAATCACGTTACATAGAATAGTGGTCAATCAATATGGGTTTTTCAATGAATGATTCCAAAGGGCGGAAGGAAAATTTCTCAGGAGGAGGAAAGGATGTGGTCACTTACTCGCCATTTTGCTTTCGCAAAGTTTTTCTTCATCTGTCGGCTGACTGATTCGTGGATGTTCTTACAGAGCGCAGTATCACCAGCTATCCTGAAATCAGAGGAGAGTCAGCGGACTTCTTATAGTGTCATCCAGCATccatgaggaggcaaagtcttATGATATGTAGACTattatattcaaatttaaaaaataaaacatttcaatgcATTATTAAGCATTTTGGAGACAGGGAAATACGCTTAATGTTATTGATAGACTGTGCAAGATTCACTCTTAAACCTGCAGCAACTAATATAGCATCAGAACGGCAGTGAACACAATCCTGGTCGCTCACCACGGATGCCGAAGAGCCTCATCACAACTGAACCTTTTTTCTGGATCTTTCTGCATCAGGTTACTAATGAAGTCTTTAGCTATGAAACAACacaaatgtgaaaagaaaaaaacctgaATCAGTTACACAAGGGCGCAGTTCTAATTGTGAAAAAATGACACCCTCCTACACTTCCCCAGACACCAGGGAACAGCTTGTGGTGTGGGTGTCGAGTTGTTATTTTCAAACGTAGCTGAATCGCCTAGTGCCAGATAATGCTTTTCAACTGCTGATTTAAATCTGGCTGCAATACCTCAGTGTTACTTTCGAAAAACCCTTATTAAAGTGTTGCTCTTGGGAAAAAAACTAAGTCGTGACTGTCAGTGACAAGTAAACACAAGTAACCCAAGTCATACTCAATGATGGCATTTCAGTGGGTGGAAGATACAAAAGGAGGTGAAGAAGGGTGTCATTTTCTCCAATACTAAGAACATAATAAAAGCTTGAACctgatacaaataaatataaagagtTTATGTAATTAACTATAATATATGATTCACTTCACACTTACCCGAATCAGAAATGTCGTCCCAGTACGGCGAGTCAAATTCATATTCTGCCTTTAGTATTTGCTCAAACAATTTGGAGTCATTCTCATCGTAAAACGGAGGATATCCACACAACCTGAGGAGGCAGAGAATTCAAAAGTGGTCAGTATTTTAACCTAAAGACCTCTTTTCTAAATAATGAATGTAACAATGGTTGGGAAAGCAGCAGTATGTTTCATATGGGGGAAAAAACTACTCACAAGATGTATGCAATGACTCCAATAGACCAGCAGTCCACGGCTTTACTGTAAGGCTTCTGTGCTAAAACCTCTGGAGCtgttaaacatattaaatgagaaaatgaatgaaatgatacatttacttaatgggttagttcacacaaaattgaaaattatgtcattaattactcaccctcatgtcgttccacacccgtaagaccttcattcatcttcggaacacaaattaagatatttttgatgaaatccgagagctgtctgactcctccatagacagtgATATAAAcaacactttcaaggcccagaaatgtactaaagacatcgttaagaCCGttgatgtgactacagtggattTTGAGAagcgataagaatactttttgtatgcaaaaacaaaacaaaaataacaactttattcaacttctcttctgtgtcattctcctatgctgtttacgtccagcgcttctaggttctacgtcagaaagccgactcattattggccggctcctgcgtcagcatcacacgtatgcattgtgctgctcacgtgtgcagctttggcctatactgagccagcattcggatgtaaacacggaagccttcgcTGTGCTTACTGTGGcaactgcgtaaggataatgacagggaagagaagagattgttgaataaagtcattatttttttttgcgcacaaagtattaccgtcgcttcataaaattaaggttgacccactgtagtcacgtcgactgttttaacgatgtctttagtacctttctggacattgacagtggtaattaaataGCTGTCTATATGGACGAggcatatacctctcggatttcatcaaaaacatcttaatttgtgttccgaagatgaacaaaggtcttacgggtgtggaacgacatgagggtgagtaattaattacagaaatttcatttttgggtgaactaaccctttaactgtaaagtgtttttaaagtattgttcacccaaaaacaaatttgatcatcatttactcactctcatgtcattccaaaactgtatgtttTCTAATTTGCTGTTTTAAACTACTTTTATTGTGATTCCTTTTTgttcagtgtcattgattggataaacgcagcacGCGGCCTGTTTACATATAGGCTAACTCTAGCATTGTGCATCCTCGTATTACCgactgtactatcgagtttatactgaatggatcTTTcgaactataaaggtaagaatgaaacggtctcttcttcCCTCAAATTGTtgcgttttctgtcagcatttgacatttttcctcttaaacgctgaatttactgtttacagtATATACAATGCGCGGTGTTTCCGTGACCGTGCAAAGTAGTCA contains:
- the camk1db gene encoding calcium/calmodulin-dependent protein kinase 1Db isoform X1; amino-acid sequence: MARGSEESVNGSWKKQVDDIRKIFEFKEILGTGAFSEVVLAQEKATGDMYAVKCIPKKALRGKESGIENEIAVLRKIKHENIVALEDIYESPSHLYLIMELVSGGELFDRIVERGFYTEQDASALIKQVLDAVNYLHSLGIVHRDLKPENLLYYNPHEESKIMISDFGLSKMEGAANDIMSTACGTPGYVAPEVLAQKPYSKAVDCWSIGVIAYILLCGYPPFYDENDSKLFEQILKAEYEFDSPYWDDISDSAKDFISNLMQKDPEKRFSCDEALRHPWIAGDTALCKNIHESVSRQMKKNFAKAKWRQAFNATAVIRHMRRLQLGSSMDSSQHRKQNPTSMPGKSQSVDVSSVHRNDCSSMEAANSSSRTGTPERHARPSTVTTIITGSK